A single genomic interval of Candidatus Woesearchaeota archaeon harbors:
- a CDS encoding riboflavin synthase, translating to MRIGIADTMFSRVDMFRIAEKAIEDSMEEARIERYTVPGVKDLPVAAKKLLEEYGCDIAVALGMPGDKEIDKVCAHEASQGLINAQLLANKHIIEVFVHLDEAEDAKELLEIARNRTYEHTMNAIALLKGKEKLSKNAGKGIRQGKSSVGGIG from the coding sequence ATGAGAATCGGAATAGCTGACACAATGTTCTCAAGAGTCGATATGTTCAGGATAGCTGAAAAGGCAATTGAAGACTCTATGGAAGAGGCAAGGATTGAAAGGTATACTGTGCCCGGAGTTAAAGACCTTCCCGTAGCTGCAAAAAAGCTGTTGGAGGAATACGGCTGCGATATCGCTGTTGCACTAGGCATGCCTGGAGACAAAGAAATTGACAAGGTATGCGCGCATGAGGCTTCGCAGGGGCTTATCAATGCCCAGCTGCTGGCTAACAAGCACATAATTGAAGTCTTCGTCCATCTGGATGAGGCAGAAGACGCAAAAGAGCTGTTGGAAATAGCAAGAAACCGTACCTATGAGCATACAATGAACGCTATTGCCCTGCTGAAGGGAAAAGAGAAACTGTCAAAAAATGCAGGAAAGGGAATAAGGCAGGGCAAAAGCAGTGTCGGGGGAATTGGATAA